A single region of the Stigmatella erecta genome encodes:
- a CDS encoding M16 family metallopeptidase: MTGRVGGVGCAVPSLPTPEARMCRSLLALVAALLVAASPALAAPPPPRAPQGTLAPVTSVEGITEYRLPNGLRVVLFPDPSKPTVTVNVTYFVGSKHEGPGEAGMAHLLEHLLFKGTPKHPRIPQALTERGARPNGTTWLDRTNYFETLPSSEANLAWALAFEADRMVNSFIARKDLDSEMTVVRNELERGENNPHSVLLRRVLGTAFLFHNYGKPTIGTRADVENVPIERLQAFYRKYYRPDNALLVVAGRFDEAKALQLIQASFGKLARPQAPLPRTYTEEPTQDGEREVTLRRVGETAALTAAYHIPEGAHESFGALDVLTQVLGDTPSGRLYKALVEPRKAVRASASNLQLQDPGVLIFNTQLREGQSVEAARAVLLQTVEEASRTPFTAEEVARAKTSLLKSVDLLLNDSENAAISLSEWAAIGDWRLLFLHRDRVEAVKPEDVTRVAALYLKPSNRTLGQFVPTPTPDRAEMPPRVDLAAMLQGYQGRAAVTQGEAFDPSPAAIEARVLRPAAGEGLKLALLPKKTRGQMVQVALSLRWGTAEAVKGQVKVAEATGALLLRGTRTKSRQQIQDTLDQLKARVGINGGPLGASVSVETVREHLPAVLRLVAEALREPAFDAQEFTLLQQQWLASLEKGRSEPETQGGNAFLRALGGQYPAGHPYYVPAVDENIGLVKAVTREQVVAFHRGFYGASNGELAAVGDFDAPALEALVRELFGAWKSPAPYVRVPQTFLDAPPRALVLETPDKANAYFRAGHNLRLREDDPDWPALLLGNFMLGGGFLNSRLATRIRHQEGLSYTVSSALTASPLDEVGAFSTYAIYAPQNAARLEQALREELAQVRQKGFTPEEVAKARAGLLEYRQARRAQDEGLVWTLAQYLFYGRTLRFDAALEQRLAQLTAEEVRQALARHVDPAKLTVVKAGDFAGAPRKAPAPAP, from the coding sequence ATGACCGGTAGGGTGGGCGGGGTTGGATGCGCCGTGCCCTCCTTGCCGACCCCTGAGGCCCGTATGTGCCGCTCTCTCCTGGCCCTGGTGGCCGCCCTGCTGGTGGCCGCCTCCCCGGCGCTCGCCGCCCCACCCCCCCCGCGGGCCCCCCAGGGCACGCTCGCCCCGGTGACGAGCGTGGAGGGCATCACCGAGTACCGCCTGCCCAACGGCCTGCGCGTGGTGCTCTTTCCGGACCCCTCCAAGCCCACCGTCACCGTGAACGTCACCTACTTCGTGGGCAGCAAGCACGAGGGCCCCGGCGAGGCCGGCATGGCCCACCTGCTCGAGCACCTGCTCTTCAAGGGCACCCCGAAGCACCCGCGCATCCCCCAGGCGCTCACCGAGCGCGGCGCCCGGCCCAACGGCACCACCTGGCTCGACCGCACCAACTACTTCGAGACGCTGCCCTCCTCCGAGGCCAACCTCGCCTGGGCCCTCGCCTTCGAGGCCGACCGCATGGTCAACAGCTTCATCGCCCGGAAGGACCTCGACAGCGAGATGACCGTGGTGCGCAACGAGCTGGAGCGCGGGGAGAACAACCCCCACTCGGTGCTCCTGCGCCGGGTGCTTGGCACCGCCTTCCTCTTCCACAACTACGGCAAGCCCACCATCGGCACCCGCGCGGACGTGGAGAACGTGCCCATCGAGCGGCTCCAGGCCTTCTACCGCAAGTACTACCGGCCCGATAACGCCCTGCTCGTGGTGGCCGGCCGCTTCGACGAGGCGAAAGCGCTCCAGCTCATCCAGGCCTCCTTCGGCAAGCTGGCGCGCCCCCAGGCGCCCCTGCCGCGCACGTACACCGAGGAGCCCACCCAGGATGGCGAGCGCGAGGTCACCCTGCGCCGCGTGGGCGAGACGGCCGCCCTCACCGCCGCGTACCACATCCCCGAGGGGGCCCATGAGAGCTTCGGCGCCCTGGACGTGCTCACCCAGGTGCTCGGCGACACGCCCTCGGGGCGCCTCTACAAGGCGCTGGTGGAGCCGCGCAAGGCGGTGCGCGCGAGCGCCTCCAACCTCCAGCTCCAGGACCCGGGCGTGCTGATTTTCAACACGCAGCTGCGCGAGGGCCAGAGCGTGGAGGCCGCCCGCGCGGTGCTGCTCCAGACGGTGGAGGAGGCTTCGCGCACGCCCTTCACCGCCGAGGAGGTGGCGCGCGCGAAGACGAGCCTCCTGAAGTCCGTGGACCTGCTGCTCAACGACTCGGAGAACGCCGCCATCTCCCTGTCCGAGTGGGCCGCCATCGGCGACTGGCGCCTGCTCTTCCTGCACCGCGACCGGGTGGAGGCGGTGAAGCCCGAGGACGTCACCCGCGTGGCGGCCCTGTACCTGAAGCCCTCCAACCGGACGCTGGGCCAGTTCGTGCCCACGCCCACCCCGGACCGCGCGGAGATGCCCCCTCGGGTGGATCTGGCCGCCATGCTCCAGGGCTACCAGGGCCGCGCCGCGGTGACGCAGGGCGAGGCGTTCGACCCCTCACCCGCGGCCATCGAGGCCCGGGTGCTGCGGCCCGCGGCCGGCGAGGGGCTGAAGCTGGCGCTGCTGCCCAAGAAGACCCGGGGGCAGATGGTGCAGGTGGCGCTCAGCCTGCGCTGGGGCACGGCGGAGGCGGTGAAGGGCCAGGTGAAGGTGGCCGAGGCCACGGGCGCCCTGCTGCTGCGCGGCACGCGGACCAAGAGCCGCCAGCAGATTCAGGACACGCTCGACCAGCTCAAGGCCCGCGTGGGCATCAACGGCGGGCCGCTGGGGGCCTCCGTCTCCGTGGAGACGGTGCGCGAGCACCTGCCCGCGGTGCTGCGGCTGGTGGCCGAGGCGCTGCGCGAGCCCGCCTTCGATGCCCAGGAGTTCACCCTGCTGCAGCAGCAGTGGCTGGCCTCGCTGGAGAAGGGCCGGAGCGAGCCGGAGACGCAAGGGGGCAACGCCTTCCTGCGCGCGCTCGGCGGCCAGTACCCGGCGGGGCACCCGTACTACGTGCCCGCGGTGGACGAGAACATCGGCCTGGTGAAGGCGGTGACGCGCGAGCAGGTGGTGGCCTTCCACCGGGGCTTCTACGGGGCCTCGAACGGCGAGCTCGCCGCGGTGGGGGACTTCGATGCCCCGGCGCTGGAGGCGCTCGTGCGCGAGCTGTTCGGCGCGTGGAAGAGCCCGGCCCCGTACGTGCGCGTGCCGCAGACCTTCCTCGACGCGCCCCCGCGCGCGCTGGTGCTGGAGACGCCCGACAAGGCCAACGCCTACTTCCGCGCGGGGCACAACCTGCGGCTGCGCGAGGATGACCCGGACTGGCCCGCGCTCCTCTTGGGCAACTTCATGCTGGGCGGCGGCTTCCTCAACTCGCGCCTGGCCACGCGCATCCGCCACCAGGAGGGCCTGTCCTACACGGTGTCCAGCGCGCTCACCGCCTCCCCGCTCGATGAGGTGGGCGCCTTCAGCACGTATGCCATCTACGCCCCGCAGAACGCCGCGCGGCTGGAGCAGGCGCTGCGCGAGGAGCTGGCCCAGGTGCGGCAGAAGGGGTTCACCCCCGAGGAGGTGGCCAAGGCCCGCGCGGGGCTCCTGGAGTACCGCCAGGCCCGGCGCGCGCAGGACGAGGGGCTGGTGTGGACGCTGGCCCAGTACCTCTTCTACGGGCGCACGCTGCGGTTCGATGCCGCGCTGGAGCAGCGCCTGGCCCAGCTCACGGCGGAGGAGGTGCGCCAGGCGCTCGCGCGGCACGTGGACCCGGCGAAGCTCACCGTGGTGAAGGCCGGCGACTTCGCGGGGGCCCCGCGGAAAGCCCCGGCCCCGGCGCCCTAG